The following nucleotide sequence is from Mesobacillus jeotgali.
TAAGTCGAATGTGATTAAGCCTAATAAAAGACCGCCACAGAATAAATGTATAGATTGATGATTCATATTCCATTTCTTATTAATGAAAAATGTCATGTATCCCCCAAACAGGAGGCCCAGGAAAACGATCCATGCTAATATGGCACTTACACTTGCAGGTTGCAATCCATCCTCACACCTTCCGGCCAAAACTTCTTTAAGATGTATATTCAATTTTTCAATGGACATGCTGATTGATTTGTTGATTAAAATGGCATTTCCAGTTTTAGCGAAGGCAAGGAGGGAAAAGAGAAGTAAAAAAAGGAGCAGGACAGCTTATGGGTAAAAACAAACACAAAAGTATGGGAGTTGCCTTTTTTCTAAATCTTTCATTCACGATTATAGAAATTATAGGAGGAATCTTGACAGGAAGTATCGCCATCATTTCTGACGCGATACACGATTTGGGTGATTCAATCTCCCTTGGGATGTCATGGTACCTCGAACGGAAGGCTAGTAGGAAACCCAGCGATAAATACACCTTTGGATATAAGAGATTATCCTTGATGGGGTCATTGCTGAATGCAGCAGTCCTTATTTTCGGATCCCTCTATGTATTGATTGAGGCTGGAAAAAGGCTATTTGAACCTGTGTCTCCAAACTCTCAGGGAATGTTTTGGCTTGCGATTCTTGGTATAGCGGTAAATGGATATGCAGCGTATCGTATAAAAAAAGGGGAAAGTGGAATGAACCAGAAAATGCTCTCATGGCATTTATTAGAGGATTTACTCGGGTGGATTGCAGTCTTAGTGGTCAGTATCATCAT
It contains:
- a CDS encoding cation diffusion facilitator family transporter is translated as MGKNKHKSMGVAFFLNLSFTIIEIIGGILTGSIAIISDAIHDLGDSISLGMSWYLERKASRKPSDKYTFGYKRLSLMGSLLNAAVLIFGSLYVLIEAGKRLFEPVSPNSQGMFWLAILGIAVNGYAAYRIKKGESGMNQKMLSWHLLEDLLGWIAVLVVSIIMQFKEIPILDPLLSIGITLFVLYHVIKNLKKTLVILMDAVPQEVNLKDMKDQFLNLEYVMDIHNLHYWSLDGKSSAFSTHLIVQEKLENGQEEVIRNKIRQILKNNDEGIDFISIQVERGRKTC